The following proteins are co-located in the Mycosarcoma maydis chromosome 11, whole genome shotgun sequence genome:
- a CDS encoding putative uracil phosphoribosyltransferase — protein sequence MASSALQQNGAAAALQGPTLPPNASRLPQTAQLDALLTIIRDASTPRSDFIFYSDRIIRLLVEEGLNHLPTLPQTVMTPTGFEYSGVSFQGRICGVSILRAGEAMEAGLRECCRSVRIGKILIQRDEETAKPKLFYAKLPEDIAERWVLLLDPMLATGGSAIKAIEVLIENGVKAERILFLNLIASPEGLNNMYSKFPQVKVISAWVDERLDEKSYIIPGLGDYGDRYYSG from the coding sequence ATGGCATCGTCGGCACTACAGCAGAACGgcgctgccgctgcgctACAGGGGCCGACGTTGCCTCCAAATGCATCTCGACTTCCACAGACGGCGCAGCTGGATGCGCTGCTGACCATCATACGCGACGCCTCGACACCTCGCTCCGACTTCATCTTTTATTCGGACCGCATCATCCGACTTTTGGTCGAAGAAGGTCTCAACCACCTGCCTACGCTACCGCAGACAGTCATGACGCCGACCGGATTCGAATACTCGGGCGTCTCGTTCCAAGGTCGAATTTGCGGAGTCTCGATTCTTCGCGCTGGCGAGGCAATGGAAGCGGGCCTACGCGAGTGCTGCCGCAGCGTACGAATCGGCAAGATTCTGATTCAACGAGACGAGGAGACGGCCAAGCCCAAGCTGTTCTATGCCAAGCTGCCGGAAGACATTGCGGAACGATGGGTATTGCTACTGGATCCCATGCTTGCCACTGGTGGAAGCGCCATCAAGGCTATCGAAGTTCTGATCGAGAACGGCGTAAAGGCGGAGCGCATCCTCTTTCTGAATCTCATTGCAAGCCCCGAGGGTCTGAACAACATGTACTCAAAATTCCCACAGGTCAAAGTGATCTCGGCTTGGGTGGATGAGAGGTTGGACGAAAAGTCTTACATCATCCCTGGTCTGGGTGACTACGGCGACCGATACTACAGCGGATGA